One genomic region from Reichenbachiella ulvae encodes:
- a CDS encoding DUF6728 family protein, whose amino-acid sequence MSEEQEKSKGGLKEFFSIGEVFTYFFKKKDHYNSFNLKAMHFINKFSIVVFLLGLIFFLSKKFLF is encoded by the coding sequence ATGAGTGAGGAACAAGAAAAAAGCAAAGGAGGATTGAAAGAGTTCTTTTCTATTGGAGAGGTTTTTACCTACTTCTTCAAAAAGAAGGACCACTACAACAGCTTCAACCTGAAAGCGATGCACTTCATCAATAAGTTTTCGATTGTGGTATTTTTATTGGGATTGATATTCTTTCTGTCAAAGAAGTTTTTGTTCTGA
- a CDS encoding aldo/keto reductase, whose product MNKRRLGKTGFEITDVALGTWQVGGKWGSGFDHQLAQNILAEAIDRGVNFIDTADVYEDGESEKAVGKAIKSAGKRIFVATKCGRQISPHVNEGYTPAALRGYVEDSLKRLQLDCIDLIQLHCPPTQVFYRSEIFEEFEKLKQEGKILNLGVSVEKIEEAMKAIEFDNVTTVQIIYNMFRQRPQEEFFQKAVKKDVGIIVRVPLASGLLTGKFSKQSTFDKEDHRNFNRDGAVFDKGETFAGIPYEKGLDAVEELKAIFGDQSLAQTAIKWILRRPEVSTVIPGASKPEQLESNLGVGELPALTAEQLAAVDQIYQEQIKGYVHHNW is encoded by the coding sequence ATGAACAAAAGAAGATTAGGTAAAACTGGATTTGAGATAACTGACGTAGCATTAGGTACCTGGCAAGTAGGAGGTAAATGGGGATCAGGATTTGATCATCAGTTGGCTCAGAATATACTAGCGGAAGCCATAGATAGAGGGGTAAACTTTATCGATACTGCAGATGTCTATGAGGATGGGGAAAGTGAAAAAGCCGTAGGGAAAGCCATCAAAAGTGCAGGTAAGCGAATTTTTGTGGCTACCAAATGTGGCAGGCAGATCAGCCCACATGTCAATGAAGGATATACTCCAGCAGCGCTACGAGGCTATGTGGAGGATTCATTGAAAAGGCTGCAGTTGGATTGCATCGATTTGATACAGCTACACTGCCCGCCTACTCAGGTGTTTTATAGATCAGAAATTTTCGAAGAGTTCGAAAAATTGAAGCAGGAAGGAAAAATTTTGAACCTGGGGGTAAGTGTCGAAAAAATCGAGGAAGCTATGAAGGCCATCGAGTTTGATAATGTCACCACTGTGCAAATCATTTACAATATGTTTCGCCAGAGACCGCAGGAGGAGTTCTTCCAAAAAGCCGTGAAGAAGGACGTAGGGATCATCGTGCGTGTGCCTTTAGCTAGTGGTCTGCTAACCGGTAAATTCAGCAAGCAGAGTACTTTTGATAAGGAGGATCACAGGAACTTCAATAGAGACGGAGCGGTATTCGACAAAGGAGAGACCTTTGCAGGTATCCCATATGAAAAAGGTCTGGATGCTGTGGAAGAGTTGAAGGCAATCTTTGGAGATCAAAGCCTGGCTCAGACTGCAATCAAATGGATTCTGAGAAGACCTGAAGTGAGTACGGTGATCCCGGGAGCTTCTAAACCGGAACAGCTAGAATCTAATTTAGGTGTTGGAGAACTACCTGCCCTGACTGCAGAGCAACTAGCAGCTGTAGATCAAATCTATCAGGAGCAGATCAAAGGATATGTTCATCATAACTGGTAA
- a CDS encoding VF530 family protein → MEKQQKETQANNPLHGVKLVDILEHLVAVYDWSELGHRINIRCFKYNPNIKSSLAFLRKTPWAREKVEQLYLKSLKKKAPSIKNRLKKR, encoded by the coding sequence ATGGAGAAGCAACAAAAGGAAACACAGGCAAACAACCCTCTTCATGGAGTGAAGTTAGTAGATATATTGGAGCATCTGGTAGCGGTGTACGACTGGAGCGAGCTAGGTCATCGCATCAATATTCGCTGCTTCAAATACAATCCTAACATCAAATCAAGTCTGGCCTTTCTGAGAAAAACCCCCTGGGCCAGAGAAAAAGTAGAGCAGCTCTACCTCAAGTCTCTGAAGAAAAAAGCACCATCCATCAAAAACAGATTAAAAAAAAGATAA
- a CDS encoding DUF2214 family protein gives MLPHTIFAFIHFVAAFGIMIGLVYERVTLSQTLSIQDAKRIQKADLIYGLSALAVLIAGFIRIYFYEKGSEFYLASPFFYVKMGAFTVVGVLSIYPTVRFLKWNKQIKNGEEPIITAQQFSTIKLLLNLEIVGVLIMLFAASAMARGIGM, from the coding sequence ATGTTACCTCATACCATTTTCGCATTCATACACTTTGTAGCTGCTTTCGGGATTATGATTGGTCTCGTATACGAACGCGTTACATTAAGTCAGACCCTTTCCATCCAGGATGCCAAAAGAATCCAGAAGGCAGATTTGATCTATGGATTATCAGCCTTAGCCGTGCTGATTGCAGGCTTTATTCGAATTTACTTCTACGAAAAAGGAAGTGAATTCTACCTTGCAAGCCCATTCTTTTACGTCAAAATGGGCGCTTTCACTGTGGTGGGAGTCTTATCCATTTACCCAACCGTTCGCTTCCTGAAATGGAACAAACAAATCAAAAATGGAGAAGAACCGATCATCACTGCACAGCAGTTTTCGACCATTAAGCTGTTGCTTAATTTAGAAATCGTGGGCGTATTAATTATGCTATTTGCAGCCTCTGCCATGGCTCGTGGCATTGGGATGTAA
- a CDS encoding MBL fold metallo-hydrolase yields the protein MKFICTLLCLSLCTLTFAQDNTFSLKASDGDILITPIQHATMMISYRDLNIVTDPTGGVEAFEGLSKPNLILITDIHGDHMNKETLTAMGAKDIQIVAPQAVADQLGEEFGDILILGNGESKELLGINIEALPMYNLPEDESSRHTKGRGNGYVLTIGGKRVYVSGDTEDIVEMRELKKIDLAFVCMNLPYTMDVDAAADATLDFLPNIVIPYHYRGKGGLSDIQKFKATVNEGSQKVNVVLLDWYK from the coding sequence ATGAAATTCATCTGTACTCTTCTTTGTTTAAGTCTTTGCACTTTAACCTTTGCTCAGGACAATACTTTTTCCCTCAAAGCTTCGGATGGGGATATTTTGATCACCCCAATCCAGCATGCCACCATGATGATCAGTTATCGAGATCTGAATATAGTTACAGACCCGACAGGTGGGGTAGAGGCATTTGAGGGACTGTCTAAGCCTAATTTAATCCTAATTACGGATATCCATGGAGATCACATGAACAAGGAGACCTTGACTGCTATGGGGGCTAAGGACATTCAGATTGTTGCACCTCAGGCTGTAGCTGATCAGTTGGGAGAGGAGTTTGGTGACATCTTAATATTAGGCAATGGAGAGAGTAAAGAACTTCTCGGCATTAATATAGAAGCATTGCCGATGTACAATTTGCCTGAAGACGAAAGTTCTCGCCATACCAAAGGGAGAGGCAATGGTTATGTATTGACCATAGGAGGTAAAAGAGTCTATGTATCAGGAGATACAGAAGATATCGTGGAAATGCGTGAGTTGAAAAAAATTGATTTGGCTTTCGTGTGTATGAATCTGCCTTACACCATGGATGTCGATGCTGCGGCAGATGCTACCCTGGATTTTCTACCGAATATCGTGATACCCTATCACTACAGAGGCAAAGGAGGTTTGAGTGATATCCAAAAGTTCAAAGCTACTGTGAATGAAGGAAGCCAAAAGGTAAACGTAGTACTATTGGATTGGTATAAATAG
- a CDS encoding PA0069 family radical SAM protein: MLDQNNGRGAQSNPHNQFLKGEVEMDQEFYEHLHLNGETLKKKTAFQKIYPKTIVNKVTSPDLPFEYSMNPYQGCEHGCIYCYARNSHEYWGYSAGRDFESKILVKHQAAALLRKKLDSKSWKGQPIMLSGNTDCYQPIERKLEITRSLLQICLEYRNPVGIITKNAMVLRDLDILEQLAELNLVRVAISITSLNEKLRERLEPRTSTSGLRFNAVRRLSESGIPVMVMMAPVIPSINNQEIMKIAEKAAENGAGALSHTVVRLNGVIGQLFEQWLETHYPDRKEKVLNQIMELHGGQLNDSRFKTRMRGEGEHANQISKMFKLAIKKYKLDGKMEPLNRSLFRRASENQLNLF, translated from the coding sequence ATGTTAGATCAAAATAACGGACGAGGCGCGCAAAGTAATCCACACAATCAGTTCCTGAAAGGTGAGGTTGAGATGGACCAGGAGTTCTATGAACACCTACATCTCAATGGAGAAACACTAAAGAAGAAAACGGCTTTTCAGAAGATCTATCCAAAGACGATTGTCAATAAAGTCACCAGTCCTGATTTGCCATTTGAGTATTCGATGAATCCCTACCAGGGCTGTGAGCATGGATGTATTTATTGCTATGCGCGCAATTCTCATGAGTACTGGGGCTACAGTGCGGGTCGTGATTTTGAAAGCAAAATTTTAGTCAAGCATCAAGCTGCGGCTTTGCTCAGAAAAAAATTGGACAGTAAGAGTTGGAAGGGGCAGCCCATCATGCTGTCGGGCAATACCGACTGCTATCAGCCGATCGAGCGAAAGCTAGAGATCACACGTAGTTTGCTACAGATCTGTCTTGAATACAGAAACCCTGTCGGTATCATTACTAAAAATGCCATGGTTTTGAGGGATCTGGATATTTTGGAGCAGTTGGCAGAGTTGAATTTAGTCCGAGTAGCGATTTCCATCACTTCGCTCAATGAGAAACTCAGGGAGCGACTAGAGCCAAGAACCTCCACTTCAGGCTTGCGTTTCAATGCGGTGCGCAGGCTTTCTGAATCTGGAATACCTGTGATGGTCATGATGGCACCTGTGATCCCATCGATCAACAATCAGGAGATCATGAAGATTGCCGAAAAGGCAGCTGAAAATGGGGCAGGCGCCCTGAGTCATACCGTCGTGAGATTGAATGGTGTCATTGGCCAATTATTTGAGCAGTGGCTGGAAACTCACTACCCTGATCGAAAAGAAAAAGTGCTGAATCAGATCATGGAGTTGCATGGTGGTCAACTGAATGACAGCCGTTTCAAAACGCGGATGCGGGGAGAGGGAGAGCATGCCAATCAAATTTCTAAGATGTTTAAACTAGCGATCAAGAAATATAAGCTTGATGGTAAGATGGAGCCTTTGAATCGATCTCTTTTTCGACGCGCCTCTGAGAATCAGTTGAATTTGTTTTAA
- a CDS encoding DNA recombination protein RmuC translates to MEAFHFIYLLTGLVLGAVIAWFMAKSKFQNSGQSDDQLKAKELEYQLTAERDRSEKLGKDINTINEELRTERDKKLHLSNQYARLESDYKNLQENLKTQKQELNEIKEKFSAEFKNLANEIFEEKSKKFTDQNKLQVGELLKPLGDKIVEFEKKVEQTNKESIERNSALKEQISGFKELNQKITKEAENLVKALKGDTKAQGNWGEFILESILEKSGLEKGREYFIQQSLKDEEGNRYQPDVVVQLPDQKSVIVDSKVSLIAYERYANTDDTGEKEAQIKSHLLSLRAHIKGLSEKNYQNLYGVEGLDFVLMFIPVEPAFSIAVQKDPELFNDAYAKNIVIVSPATLIATLRTIASIWKQEYQNRNAIEIARQGGALYDKFVAFVEDIKGIGRHLDQTQKAYKESAKKLYDGTGNLVKRAEDMKKLGAKASKNMDPKLLERSGE, encoded by the coding sequence ATGGAAGCATTTCATTTTATCTACCTGTTGACTGGTCTTGTGTTGGGCGCAGTGATTGCCTGGTTCATGGCCAAATCTAAGTTTCAGAATAGCGGACAGTCCGATGATCAGCTCAAAGCAAAGGAGCTGGAATACCAATTGACAGCCGAGCGCGATCGTTCAGAAAAGCTGGGCAAGGACATCAACACTATCAATGAAGAGCTAAGAACCGAAAGAGATAAGAAGCTACACCTGAGCAACCAGTATGCCCGTTTGGAGTCTGATTACAAGAATCTGCAGGAGAATCTGAAAACGCAGAAGCAGGAGCTGAATGAAATTAAGGAGAAATTTTCTGCAGAATTTAAGAATCTGGCCAACGAGATTTTCGAGGAAAAAAGCAAGAAGTTTACAGATCAAAACAAGCTGCAGGTTGGCGAACTGCTCAAGCCACTAGGGGATAAAATTGTCGAGTTTGAGAAGAAAGTCGAGCAAACCAATAAGGAAAGTATAGAAAGAAACTCTGCCCTGAAAGAGCAAATCTCAGGCTTCAAAGAGCTGAATCAGAAGATCACCAAAGAAGCAGAGAATCTAGTCAAAGCCCTCAAAGGAGATACAAAGGCCCAAGGTAACTGGGGCGAATTCATTCTTGAGAGTATTCTCGAAAAGTCGGGACTTGAGAAGGGAAGAGAGTATTTTATTCAGCAATCCTTAAAAGACGAAGAAGGCAATCGCTACCAGCCCGATGTGGTAGTACAACTGCCAGATCAGAAGAGTGTGATTGTGGACTCTAAAGTTTCTTTGATTGCCTATGAGCGTTATGCCAATACGGATGATACGGGGGAGAAAGAGGCGCAAATCAAATCGCACTTGCTATCCCTGCGTGCTCATATCAAGGGTTTGAGTGAGAAAAATTATCAAAACCTCTACGGAGTTGAGGGACTGGATTTTGTGCTAATGTTTATCCCTGTCGAACCGGCTTTTTCCATAGCGGTTCAAAAAGATCCTGAGCTATTCAACGATGCGTATGCCAAGAATATCGTCATCGTGAGCCCTGCGACCCTGATTGCTACACTACGAACGATAGCGAGTATCTGGAAGCAGGAGTACCAAAATCGAAATGCCATCGAGATTGCCCGACAGGGAGGTGCGCTGTACGATAAGTTTGTGGCTTTCGTGGAAGATATAAAGGGAATCGGTCGTCATCTGGATCAGACACAAAAGGCCTATAAGGAGTCGGCTAAAAAACTCTATGACGGAACGGGGAATCTGGTGAAGCGAGCCGAGGACATGAAAAAGCTAGGAGCCAAGGCTTCTAAAAACATGGATCCAAAATTACTGGAAAGGTCTGGAGAATAA
- a CDS encoding BatA domain-containing protein, translated as MSFANVTFLWGLLALSIPIIVHLFNFRKAKVVQFSNVRFLHQVRKKSSSKLQLKQLLVLLCRLLFIAFLVLAFAQPFIPGQEEGLNSSSVILYVDNSGSMNNLNQENTAALTSAKSMAGQLIDLYPTATQFKILDNDFGSQSYHFKSAQKAKDIVAEMDYSPVSRTGQEVIDKIMALKDEGQESEIFLISDGQRSTFGQLDQVADSSSQYYYLPISTLQSNNLSVDSVYLNHPFVLAHNDNVLTARIKNSGNSSIEDLIVKLQLNGKQFASVAINIDAQSTKSIPFELSNQLQQYNEGKISFEDFPVTFDNDFYLSFNLAPKIKVTEIKSTSEKTYIQKVFEDNALFEFQSFASGQIDYQVLEGSDLLIFNALDEINNSLNAQVANLLSRKKSVLLIPHPQERLDEIKQVGLLNYQNISSQEKIELKAPDLENPFFAGIFESLDQNTALPMAAPLFKIAGLQQSLLELKTGQSLLSKISGQGNLYVLSTPLITEQTNFFRHAFFVPTMQRIAELSASSSNRLYYTADHSNISITLDSINHQKLYELTPYSHEGNALIPSQRLVQNQLVMDFPKYLLKPGNYQLKSDQQTLGFVSFNQAPEESQLETLDSEEFEALYAGLENMERFEKLNSQNFSQTMKEKYHSIELWKYALLLSVVFLIAESLLLRFL; from the coding sequence ATGAGCTTTGCAAATGTGACTTTCCTATGGGGGCTTTTGGCCTTGAGTATTCCGATCATTGTTCATCTATTTAATTTTCGGAAGGCCAAGGTTGTTCAGTTTTCGAACGTGCGTTTCCTGCATCAAGTCAGAAAGAAATCCTCTTCCAAACTTCAACTCAAGCAGCTTCTGGTATTGCTATGCAGGCTTTTGTTCATTGCATTTTTGGTTTTGGCCTTTGCTCAGCCTTTTATCCCTGGGCAAGAAGAGGGATTGAATTCCTCTTCTGTGATCTTATATGTTGACAACTCCGGCAGCATGAACAACCTGAATCAGGAGAACACAGCCGCACTAACAAGTGCCAAATCCATGGCCGGCCAGTTGATAGATCTATACCCTACTGCCACCCAATTCAAAATACTGGATAACGATTTCGGGTCACAATCCTACCATTTCAAATCCGCACAAAAGGCAAAAGATATAGTCGCAGAAATGGACTACTCTCCTGTGAGTCGCACAGGTCAAGAAGTAATAGACAAAATAATGGCTCTAAAAGACGAAGGGCAAGAAAGTGAGATTTTTCTGATCAGCGACGGACAAAGAAGCACTTTTGGTCAATTGGATCAGGTGGCGGATAGTAGCTCCCAATACTACTACCTACCCATATCTACGCTGCAGAGCAACAACCTCTCGGTAGATTCGGTGTATCTCAATCACCCCTTCGTACTCGCTCACAACGACAATGTGTTAACTGCGCGAATCAAAAACAGTGGCAATTCTTCCATTGAGGATCTAATCGTCAAACTACAACTGAATGGTAAACAATTCGCAAGTGTGGCCATCAATATCGATGCTCAATCCACTAAATCCATCCCTTTCGAATTGAGCAACCAGCTCCAACAATACAATGAAGGAAAAATCAGCTTTGAGGACTTCCCAGTTACCTTTGACAATGACTTTTACCTCTCTTTCAACCTCGCGCCTAAGATCAAAGTGACAGAGATCAAGTCTACTTCAGAAAAAACTTACATTCAAAAAGTATTCGAAGACAATGCGCTTTTTGAGTTTCAATCCTTTGCCAGCGGTCAAATCGACTATCAGGTTTTGGAGGGTTCGGACCTGCTCATCTTCAATGCATTGGACGAAATCAACAACAGCCTGAATGCCCAGGTAGCCAACTTATTAAGCAGAAAAAAATCTGTACTGCTGATTCCGCATCCACAAGAAAGATTAGATGAAATCAAACAAGTGGGCTTACTCAACTATCAAAACATCAGCTCTCAAGAAAAAATTGAGTTAAAAGCTCCTGATCTGGAAAATCCATTTTTCGCAGGGATCTTCGAGAGCTTGGATCAAAACACTGCACTACCAATGGCAGCTCCACTATTCAAAATAGCAGGTCTGCAGCAAAGCCTATTGGAGCTAAAAACCGGGCAGTCTCTACTGAGCAAAATCAGCGGACAAGGCAACCTTTATGTGCTGAGCACACCCCTCATTACCGAACAGACCAATTTCTTTCGACATGCATTTTTCGTCCCAACGATGCAGCGAATCGCTGAACTAAGCGCCAGCAGCAGCAATAGACTCTACTATACGGCAGACCACAGCAACATCTCGATCACGCTCGACAGCATCAATCACCAGAAACTCTATGAATTGACACCTTACAGCCATGAAGGTAATGCACTGATACCCTCGCAGAGACTGGTACAAAACCAGCTGGTCATGGATTTCCCCAAATATTTGCTCAAACCTGGCAATTATCAACTGAAGTCGGACCAACAAACACTTGGCTTTGTTTCCTTTAATCAGGCGCCTGAGGAATCACAACTTGAGACACTTGATTCAGAAGAATTTGAAGCGCTGTATGCCGGACTGGAAAACATGGAGCGATTCGAAAAACTAAACAGTCAAAACTTCAGCCAAACCATGAAAGAAAAATACCACAGCATTGAGTTATGGAAATATGCTTTACTTTTGTCAGTGGTATTTTTAATAGCCGAATCCTTGCTACTAAGATTTTTATAA
- a CDS encoding dihydroorotase, translated as MSIFIREAKVLDPQSSHHNKVVNILIKEGKIISIDQKEHRADTVIDANGQYVMPGLFDMKANFCDPGFEHKEDIHSGCQLAAASGFTGVALIPNTDPVVQTKSHIEYTKSKSRDYLTDVYPIAAVTLDAKGEDLTEMIDLHEAGAIAFSDGEQPMWHTDIMLKSLIYLQKFDGLLINQPEDKLLTRFGSMNEGIVSTGLGLKGMPALAEHLMIKRDLDILAYSGGRLHFSNISSKESVKLIKQAKKKGLNVTCDVSIHHLIHTDADLEDYDSNYKINPPLREEKDRKALIKGLKEGIIDVIVSAHSPQDEESKKLEYDLAENGILGLQTMIPALLSLSEELEPAEWVSKLTSAPREILKLPKVILEENSTTNLTLMNPQTSWVYDKDSNLSQSVNSPWFGQELTGKITATINGTKEHLSE; from the coding sequence ATGAGCATTTTTATAAGGGAAGCCAAAGTTTTGGATCCGCAATCTTCTCACCACAACAAGGTTGTAAACATCCTGATCAAAGAGGGAAAGATCATCTCCATCGACCAAAAAGAACATCGCGCAGATACTGTCATTGATGCCAATGGACAGTATGTGATGCCGGGGCTTTTTGATATGAAAGCCAACTTCTGTGACCCGGGATTCGAGCACAAAGAAGACATTCATAGCGGTTGCCAGTTGGCAGCAGCTTCAGGCTTTACAGGAGTGGCTTTGATCCCAAATACAGATCCCGTCGTTCAAACGAAAAGCCACATCGAATACACCAAATCAAAGAGTCGCGACTATCTGACAGACGTATATCCGATAGCAGCAGTGACCCTGGATGCCAAAGGCGAAGATCTGACTGAGATGATCGATCTGCACGAAGCGGGCGCCATTGCCTTCTCCGACGGTGAGCAACCAATGTGGCATACCGACATCATGCTGAAGTCCCTGATCTACCTTCAGAAATTCGATGGCCTGCTAATCAACCAGCCAGAAGATAAGCTTCTGACTCGTTTTGGCTCGATGAACGAAGGGATCGTAAGCACCGGGCTGGGACTAAAAGGCATGCCAGCCCTGGCAGAGCACCTGATGATCAAAAGAGACCTGGACATCCTGGCCTACAGTGGTGGACGACTGCACTTTTCTAACATCTCTTCCAAAGAAAGTGTGAAGCTGATCAAACAGGCTAAGAAAAAAGGACTGAATGTGACCTGCGATGTGAGCATACATCACCTGATTCATACGGACGCTGATTTGGAAGATTACGACTCCAACTACAAAATCAACCCTCCGCTACGTGAGGAAAAAGACAGAAAAGCACTCATCAAAGGACTGAAAGAAGGTATCATAGATGTAATCGTAAGTGCGCATAGTCCACAAGACGAAGAAAGCAAGAAATTGGAATATGATCTTGCAGAAAATGGAATCCTGGGACTCCAGACGATGATACCTGCTCTGCTTTCCTTATCAGAAGAATTGGAGCCAGCAGAATGGGTGAGCAAACTCACCTCTGCACCTCGCGAGATTCTAAAATTGCCAAAAGTGATCCTCGAAGAAAACAGTACAACCAACCTGACACTGATGAATCCACAGACCAGCTGGGTATATGACAAGGATAGTAACCTGAGCCAATCGGTCAATAGTCCGTGGTTTGGTCAGGAACTCACGGGTAAAATCACTGCCACGATCAATGGCACCAAAGAACACCTGTCAGAATGA
- a CDS encoding DUF4199 domain-containing protein, with protein sequence MRDLLKISARYGLIGSALIIIMFLVFYFSDENPLQELQMFDLFIIPIFVFFGVKEFRDRYNGELLKYWEGMTTGTIIALLIAGITALFLYLFVGWIDTSLLPEHIEILLGNLEETRDKIVEEMGADSYIESYEKVKGTTLRDIVIDSFAKKIIIGFLITSVVAVVLKRKELKPKS encoded by the coding sequence ATGAGAGACTTGCTAAAAATATCAGCTAGATATGGATTGATTGGTAGCGCATTGATCATCATTATGTTTTTGGTTTTCTACTTTTCAGATGAAAACCCACTTCAAGAACTTCAGATGTTCGATTTATTCATCATCCCAATTTTCGTTTTCTTCGGTGTAAAAGAATTCAGAGATCGATACAATGGTGAATTGCTTAAATACTGGGAAGGAATGACTACCGGTACGATCATCGCCCTACTCATCGCCGGAATAACTGCTCTATTCTTGTACCTATTCGTAGGATGGATCGATACCTCATTATTACCAGAACATATTGAAATTCTATTGGGTAACCTGGAAGAGACTAGAGACAAGATCGTAGAAGAAATGGGAGCTGATTCCTACATCGAATCTTACGAAAAAGTCAAAGGCACCACCTTGCGAGACATCGTGATTGATAGTTTTGCCAAAAAAATCATAATTGGATTTTTGATAACTAGTGTGGTAGCCGTAGTATTGAAGCGAAAAGAATTGAAGCCTAAGAGTTAA
- a CDS encoding DUF4199 domain-containing protein, with protein sequence MNYELNKKGLLHGALIGLVGITISLMAYLISNDAYFSWRSVTVMIVSFVLLIFLGRKERRENHNGYLEYGAAYWYCSIALFIMIYLNEIFYIMVFNVFDPGLQDVFIEQSVESTEQVFMMFESDQSKIDETVLEIERELKNTFKPMALLAHSWQFLMQAMFVGLIAALFLRKNPPLFEEVEEENS encoded by the coding sequence GTGAATTACGAATTAAACAAAAAAGGCCTGTTACATGGTGCATTGATTGGATTGGTTGGCATTACCATTTCGTTGATGGCTTATTTGATTAGCAATGATGCATACTTCAGCTGGAGAAGTGTCACTGTGATGATTGTATCATTTGTGCTTTTGATTTTTCTAGGACGAAAAGAAAGAAGAGAAAACCACAATGGCTATCTGGAATATGGTGCCGCCTATTGGTATTGTTCTATCGCCCTTTTCATCATGATTTATCTCAATGAGATCTTTTACATCATGGTATTCAATGTATTCGATCCCGGGCTTCAAGATGTATTTATTGAGCAAAGTGTAGAATCTACGGAGCAGGTTTTCATGATGTTCGAATCTGACCAAAGTAAAATCGATGAGACTGTATTGGAAATCGAACGAGAGCTGAAGAACACTTTCAAACCCATGGCCCTACTAGCACACAGCTGGCAATTTTTGATGCAAGCCATGTTCGTTGGACTAATCGCCGCCCTATTCCTACGCAAAAACCCACCGCTTTTCGAAGAAGTAGAAGAAGAAAATTCATGA
- a CDS encoding glycosyltransferase family 2 protein — MSQALQISVIVPLLNEEESLPELSAWIDRVMTENSFSYELLFIDDGSTDQSWEVICQLKEKNSNIKAIQFNRNYGKSAALDIGFKQVIGEVVITMDADLQDSPDEIPELYAMVKGEDYDLVSGWKKKRYDPIMKTIPSKLFNRVARGFSGVKLHDFNCGLKAYKNKVVKSIDVYGEMHRYIPFIAKGNGFNNIGEKVVQHQARKYGTTKFGLERFIFGFLDLLSISFVSKFRKRPMHFFGTLGTLSFLVGSIITIWVVARKIYEIQMDLPARDIVAQPLFFMALVAIVIGVQLFLTGFIGEMMIQVSPKKDDYLVSEKLGIEGE, encoded by the coding sequence ATGAGTCAAGCCCTCCAAATTTCCGTCATAGTCCCTTTGCTCAACGAGGAAGAATCCCTTCCTGAACTAAGCGCGTGGATCGATAGGGTGATGACCGAGAACAGTTTTAGTTATGAACTGCTCTTCATAGACGATGGTAGTACTGATCAGTCCTGGGAGGTCATCTGCCAATTGAAAGAAAAGAACAGCAACATCAAAGCCATACAGTTCAACCGAAACTATGGAAAATCTGCTGCGCTAGACATAGGCTTCAAACAGGTGATTGGCGAAGTAGTGATCACGATGGATGCCGACCTGCAAGACAGTCCCGACGAAATACCGGAACTCTACGCCATGGTAAAAGGCGAAGACTATGACCTGGTATCGGGATGGAAAAAAAAGCGCTATGACCCTATCATGAAAACCATCCCTTCCAAACTCTTTAACAGGGTGGCAAGAGGGTTTTCAGGAGTTAAGCTCCACGATTTTAATTGTGGGCTCAAGGCCTATAAAAACAAGGTGGTCAAATCCATAGATGTGTATGGAGAGATGCATCGCTACATTCCATTTATCGCTAAGGGAAATGGATTCAATAATATTGGTGAAAAGGTAGTTCAGCATCAGGCCAGAAAATATGGCACCACCAAATTCGGTTTAGAAAGATTCATTTTTGGGTTCCTGGACCTGCTTTCGATCTCATTCGTTAGCAAATTCAGAAAGCGCCCTATGCACTTTTTCGGGACATTGGGAACACTTTCGTTTCTGGTAGGTAGTATTATCACAATATGGGTCGTAGCTCGTAAAATCTACGAAATCCAAATGGACTTACCAGCCAGAGACATCGTGGCACAGCCCTTGTTTTTCATGGCACTGGTCGCGATCGTCATAGGGGTACAGCTTTTCCTCACAGGCTTTATCGGAGAAATGATGATCCAGGTATCACCCAAAAAAGATGATTATTTGGTAAGTGAGAAGTTGGGGATTGAAGGGGAATAA